A region of Moorena producens PAL-8-15-08-1 DNA encodes the following proteins:
- a CDS encoding metal-binding protein: protein MSSGYIHDRITLWSLPVVTVLSLVVTRSSDLTLIVAGGFLFGGLMFSPDLDLYSRPFKRWGWLRWIWIPYQRMVPHRSIFSHGPVIGTILRLLYLANWIVLFGGVGLLVFQLFQDEPDRWLEVIQGLGGRVWEYRTWLMACVVGLELGAIAHFVSDWGSSAYKQFKKGGITGLWSPKQGRSKGRGAGKTKPQRRKAGKGKRS, encoded by the coding sequence ATGTCCTCTGGCTATATACATGATCGCATAACCTTGTGGAGTTTGCCAGTAGTCACGGTTTTGAGCTTGGTAGTAACCCGGAGTAGTGATTTGACCTTGATTGTAGCTGGAGGCTTCCTGTTCGGTGGCTTGATGTTTAGCCCTGATTTGGATCTATACTCTCGACCCTTTAAGCGTTGGGGCTGGTTGCGCTGGATTTGGATTCCTTATCAGAGGATGGTGCCTCACCGTTCTATTTTTTCTCATGGACCAGTGATTGGGACAATTTTGCGACTGCTTTATCTAGCGAATTGGATCGTCTTGTTTGGGGGTGTGGGATTGCTGGTGTTTCAGCTATTCCAGGATGAACCAGATCGTTGGCTGGAGGTGATTCAAGGGCTGGGGGGTAGGGTGTGGGAATATCGTACCTGGTTGATGGCCTGTGTCGTGGGATTGGAGTTGGGTGCGATCGCGCATTTTGTCAGTGATTGGGGAAGTTCGGCTTATAAGCAGTTTAAAAAAGGGGGGATCACGGGGTTATGGTCTCCCAAGCAAGGGAGGAGCAAGGGCAGGGGTGCTGGTAAGACTAAACCACAAAGACGCAAAGCAGGCAAAGGCAAGAGGAGTTAG
- a CDS encoding DUF937 domain-containing protein produces MNLFNSILSAINSPTQQASSSQLGDILDTVQQLSGNHHTNPSAVQSATSIVGKYVRSALQQKRRNEGDEQVQALVNQFGGIGASSQVVNMLFSAPQIQELVGEITSKTGINAGIIQAMLPTLIPVVLNFLKTGTNTQNPLGSNSVLSGFLDADGDGDVDIYDAMQLASRYLGR; encoded by the coding sequence ATGAACTTATTCAATAGTATTCTCAGTGCCATTAATAGTCCTACACAACAAGCTAGTTCTAGTCAGCTAGGGGATATTCTGGACACGGTACAGCAGTTGAGTGGTAACCATCACACCAATCCCTCAGCGGTGCAATCTGCCACCTCAATTGTAGGTAAGTATGTGCGTTCAGCGCTGCAACAAAAGCGCAGAAATGAAGGAGATGAGCAGGTACAAGCACTAGTTAATCAATTTGGTGGCATTGGTGCTAGTTCTCAAGTGGTCAATATGCTCTTTAGTGCGCCTCAGATCCAAGAGCTTGTTGGAGAAATTACCAGCAAGACAGGCATTAATGCTGGTATCATTCAAGCCATGCTACCCACCTTGATACCCGTGGTGTTGAATTTCCTCAAGACTGGCACCAATACTCAGAATCCCCTTGGTTCTAATTCTGTACTCAGTGGCTTTCTAGATGCTGATGGGGATGGGGATGTGGATATTTATGATGCCATGCAGCTGGCATCACGGTACTTAGGAAGGTAA
- a CDS encoding phosphoribosylanthranilate isomerase, whose protein sequence is MRVKICGITKPEQGDAIAKLGATALGFICVPGSPRYVTPEQIQAVVKHLSVSVDRIGVFANTSTEEITQIVADSGINAVQLHSNESPEFCQKLRQALPEIEIIKALRIRTPECLHQADSYLSCVDTLLLDAYHRQMLGGTGKTLDWQRLREFRPTIPWLLAGGLTPDNVLDALTLLQPSGIDLSSGVERTPGDKDLKKVTRLFEKLGSRV, encoded by the coding sequence ATGCGTGTAAAAATTTGTGGCATTACGAAACCGGAGCAAGGAGATGCGATCGCAAAATTGGGAGCAACAGCATTAGGCTTTATTTGTGTACCAGGCTCTCCTCGTTACGTTACACCCGAGCAAATTCAAGCCGTGGTCAAACACTTGTCTGTATCAGTTGACCGCATTGGTGTGTTTGCTAATACCTCTACGGAAGAAATAACTCAAATTGTCGCTGATTCAGGGATAAATGCCGTTCAGCTGCATAGTAATGAATCCCCAGAATTTTGCCAAAAGCTGCGCCAAGCGTTACCAGAGATTGAAATTATTAAAGCCTTAAGGATAAGAACTCCAGAATGTTTACATCAGGCAGATAGTTATTTAAGTTGTGTGGATACACTATTGCTAGATGCTTACCATCGACAAATGTTGGGCGGCACTGGTAAAACCTTAGACTGGCAAAGGCTGCGAGAATTTCGTCCCACTATCCCTTGGTTACTTGCTGGTGGCTTGACACCGGATAATGTCTTAGATGCCCTAACCCTACTGCAACCCAGTGGGATTGATTTATCCAGCGGTGTAGAGCGAACACCAGGTGATAAAGATTTAAAAAAAGTTACTCGGTTGTTCGAGAAATTAGGATCAAGAGTTTAA
- the psb30 gene encoding photosystem II reaction center protein Ycf12/Psb30 — translation MYLAFLDFIGNIDWVLIAQLSMLAAVVIAGPVVIFALYALRGDL, via the coding sequence ATGTATTTAGCTTTTTTAGATTTTATAGGTAACATCGATTGGGTATTGATTGCTCAGCTGAGTATGCTGGCAGCTGTTGTGATTGCTGGTCCAGTGGTCATTTTCGCCCTATATGCTCTTAGAGGCGACCTTTAA
- a CDS encoding YkgJ family cysteine cluster protein has product MATWSCVKQCGACCHLDPAERPGLEEYLLPEELALYLSMVGEGGWCINFDHTTRECRIYPHRPRFCRVEPEVFQDMYGVEPADLNDFAIDCCWEHIEALYGDCSLEMLRFEREISRE; this is encoded by the coding sequence ATGGCAACTTGGAGTTGTGTAAAGCAATGTGGCGCTTGCTGTCATCTTGACCCAGCTGAGCGTCCAGGATTAGAGGAGTATCTTCTTCCAGAAGAGCTAGCGCTATATTTAAGTATGGTAGGTGAGGGGGGATGGTGTATAAATTTCGACCACACCACCCGTGAATGTCGTATTTATCCCCATCGACCTCGTTTCTGTCGGGTGGAACCTGAAGTATTTCAGGATATGTATGGGGTGGAGCCAGCAGATTTAAATGATTTTGCCATTGACTGCTGTTGGGAGCATATTGAAGCACTTTATGGTGATTGCTCTCTGGAAATGCTGCGCTTTGAGCGGGAAATATCGAGGGAATAG
- a CDS encoding Hpt domain-containing protein has translation MEAGNQQRILGYFIEEAKEHLETIEQGLLNLGSVVNEPETVNELFRAAHSVKGGAAMLGFTSIQKTAHRLEDSFKVLQENKIQVDQQLETLFLKSYDTLKALIDLLEGPFGFEQSEAEKTLKAAQPGFEQLQNYLKTLVSGESQLPAAMASSSAAEKAIRSDQVSTSKGSSSAKGKFPPDFGPKVISLLKDMLELFKQSSTPTNRQKLQKLCKRLAQLGAGIGSWHKLVGVCHKAITNPQNSYIQLAPLVIKELKEASDQLQAAQGNLDELRKAAAAIAPSSALQKLAAVGSTGRSRTTKGKEITIVLEPKAAAKVLIQAFDKPQLSKLVKLLIPATRASS, from the coding sequence GTGGAAGCTGGGAATCAGCAAAGGATTTTAGGCTATTTCATTGAAGAAGCGAAAGAACACCTGGAAACCATTGAACAGGGACTGTTAAATCTGGGCTCAGTGGTCAATGAACCAGAGACGGTTAATGAATTGTTTCGCGCTGCTCATTCTGTTAAAGGCGGGGCGGCGATGTTGGGGTTTACAAGTATTCAAAAGACTGCCCATCGTTTAGAAGATTCTTTCAAAGTACTTCAAGAGAATAAGATTCAGGTTGATCAACAGCTGGAGACTCTGTTTTTAAAGAGTTATGATACCCTCAAAGCGTTGATTGATCTGTTGGAAGGACCGTTTGGGTTTGAACAAAGTGAAGCAGAAAAAACTCTAAAAGCAGCTCAGCCAGGCTTTGAACAATTACAGAATTATCTCAAAACTTTGGTCAGTGGTGAGAGTCAATTACCAGCGGCAATGGCTTCTAGCTCTGCTGCTGAAAAAGCGATTCGTTCTGATCAAGTTTCGACTAGCAAAGGGTCTTCTTCAGCAAAAGGTAAATTTCCTCCAGACTTTGGGCCGAAGGTGATTAGCCTGCTTAAAGATATGCTAGAGCTGTTTAAACAATCTTCCACACCAACCAATCGCCAAAAACTTCAAAAGCTTTGTAAGCGTCTGGCTCAACTGGGGGCTGGGATTGGTAGTTGGCATAAATTAGTGGGAGTTTGCCATAAAGCGATCACAAATCCTCAAAACTCCTATATCCAGTTAGCACCATTAGTGATCAAAGAACTCAAGGAAGCCAGTGACCAGTTGCAAGCAGCACAGGGTAATCTAGACGAGTTGCGAAAGGCAGCGGCTGCGATCGCTCCGAGTTCAGCACTGCAAAAACTAGCAGCTGTAGGATCGACTGGGCGAAGCCGAACCACTAAGGGTAAGGAAATTACTATTGTGCTAGAACCAAAAGCCGCCGCCAAGGTACTCATCCAAGCCTTTGATAAACCCCAGCTGTCAAAACTAGTTAAGTTACTGATTCCAGCAACTCGTGCTTCTTCCTAG
- a CDS encoding CatA-like O-acetyltransferase translates to MNLQEALEQYQGTKLKLDELSKYQQWAFSFFHNEEFVLNPNLSITLQLDLGGAREIYEKSFQNAQGASFQAYLVWNLVKALSLNWTFCTRKIDREWYVFKNLPLYFTIAVGGEDRFKDVIINDVSLIDWTTFVIIYRDSLENPKQDVGSIPPLTWAISHFIGNLPDLNFTSFQIHRGIMKTGRPIFYFGQRYNSHQGLTVPLSITFDHANSDPYVLNKLMQTYQDFLTQVE, encoded by the coding sequence ATGAACTTACAAGAGGCTTTGGAACAATATCAGGGTACTAAACTAAAGCTAGATGAATTGAGCAAATATCAACAATGGGCTTTCTCTTTTTTTCATAATGAAGAATTTGTTTTAAACCCTAACCTTTCGATAACTCTACAGCTAGACTTGGGAGGTGCTCGTGAAATTTATGAAAAGTCATTTCAAAATGCACAAGGAGCCTCTTTTCAAGCTTATCTTGTTTGGAATTTAGTCAAAGCATTATCTTTAAACTGGACGTTTTGCACCCGCAAAATCGATCGAGAATGGTATGTGTTTAAAAACCTTCCGCTGTACTTTACAATTGCTGTTGGCGGAGAGGATCGGTTTAAAGATGTGATTATTAACGATGTCAGCTTAATTGATTGGACAACATTTGTCATAATTTATCGAGATTCTCTTGAAAATCCCAAGCAAGATGTTGGCTCTATTCCTCCTTTGACATGGGCTATTTCTCATTTCATTGGAAACCTACCTGACTTAAACTTTACATCATTTCAAATACACCGTGGAATCATGAAGACGGGGCGACCTATATTTTACTTTGGACAACGGTATAATTCGCACCAAGGACTGACTGTTCCGTTGAGCATTACTTTCGATCATGCTAATTCAGATCCTTATGTTTTGAATAAGCTAATGCAAACCTATCAAGATTTTTTGACACAAGTTGAATGA
- a CDS encoding pentapeptide repeat-containing protein translates to MDTNELLERYSAGETDFRGVDLQQINLSEVNLTGVIFRRVNLADANLSLAVLQEVNLNQANLTGAKLWRTNLKKTSLVQANLSQAFMIRANLTRVNLRQAILTRADLRLSLLEDTDLRGANLTRADLRYADLRGANLTGACLHQADLTRANLCDADLSQANLSGAILSQVDLRRVTLSNVDLGQAELSGATVPDQLTSEYSKFEKLTANN, encoded by the coding sequence ATGGATACTAATGAGCTTCTAGAGCGTTATTCAGCAGGTGAGACGGATTTCCGTGGAGTAGATCTCCAGCAAATCAACCTGAGTGAAGTCAATCTGACTGGAGTAATTTTCAGACGAGTCAACCTAGCTGATGCCAACCTGAGTCTCGCGGTTTTACAGGAAGTCAACCTTAATCAGGCCAATCTGACAGGAGCGAAACTGTGGCGAACTAATTTGAAAAAAACCTCTCTGGTGCAGGCTAACTTGAGTCAGGCATTTATGATTCGGGCGAATCTTACCAGAGTAAACCTGCGCCAAGCCATTCTAACCCGAGCCGATTTAAGATTAAGCCTTCTTGAGGATACCGATTTGCGAGGAGCCAATTTAACCAGGGCAGACCTGCGCTACGCTGACTTAAGAGGAGCTAATTTGACTGGTGCTTGTCTCCACCAGGCAGACTTGACTAGGGCAAATCTGTGTGATGCTGACCTTTCTCAAGCAAACTTGAGTGGAGCAATTTTGAGTCAGGTAGATTTGAGACGGGTTACTCTCTCAAATGTAGATTTGGGTCAGGCTGAGCTTTCTGGGGCAACGGTACCAGATCAACTGACTAGTGAATATTCAAAATTCGAAAAGCTAACAGCTAACAACTAG
- a CDS encoding DICT sensory domain-containing protein, translating to MNNPNSLLGDLRQELPDVRCQMYFKSSLTALSHAMEDLVLAVDDSPLVIANFQHEKFYRQEVHRYQRIAQRTNQVYVLAAPESESGFALVEDSLEIIPLDPNDGLAQEWHLVILAQKYTACLICREQLTPATSMEQARRFEGFWSFDPRVTIHAARLLLGRIASYRPELAPKVEQVWQRYGLTTEVPEQTLLLTSAGIDISIFAQRLVTYLQASQYKLLKAYRVLSTKEGKERLINAITATIRRSLNPQDVLAATVKELGNTFNSCRCLLYRCSPSDQQAKIEYESVASGLPSLTGQMWSLADNPLIQVALAQERAIAIADVTGAPNLHNNPALRTTIERWQIRSWLLVPIHYQGTLLGMLELHHGGSEPYRWLEDDIDLVEAIATQAGVALNQAQAYTDLTELHNQLEALERTRNNLIAIVGHELRTPLSTIRVCLESLESEPEMPTEFRQTMLDTALTDAERMRKLIQDFLTLSKLESGQTSRYPESIQIIEVLDLALSALRSIWSPDTLPEINVKLPSVLPTVLADGEGLVEVLTKLLDNACKFTEPGGKITIQAKINETQPNSVGLITKNRRHNPMLEVIVADTGRGIEPSQLDAIFESFYQEEDSLRRTVGGTGLGLAICRQMIKGMGGKIWAKSEGKNQGSQFHFTIPLESSQTLLSIES from the coding sequence GTGAACAATCCAAATTCGTTACTGGGAGATTTACGGCAAGAGTTACCAGATGTGCGCTGCCAAATGTACTTCAAATCTTCCTTGACAGCTCTTTCTCATGCCATGGAAGACCTCGTGCTAGCAGTGGATGACTCTCCCTTGGTGATTGCCAATTTCCAACATGAGAAGTTTTATCGTCAGGAAGTCCACCGCTATCAGCGAATTGCCCAACGTACAAACCAAGTTTATGTGCTGGCGGCACCAGAATCCGAGTCTGGCTTTGCTCTGGTTGAAGACTCCTTAGAAATTATCCCCTTAGACCCAAATGATGGTCTTGCCCAAGAGTGGCACCTGGTGATTTTGGCGCAGAAGTATACAGCTTGCCTAATTTGTCGAGAACAACTAACACCAGCAACTTCCATGGAGCAGGCTCGCAGGTTTGAGGGCTTTTGGTCCTTTGACCCCCGGGTTACTATTCATGCTGCTCGACTTTTACTGGGACGGATTGCTAGTTATCGACCAGAACTAGCCCCAAAAGTTGAGCAGGTATGGCAGCGCTATGGTTTGACTACAGAAGTCCCAGAGCAAACATTGTTGCTGACCAGTGCAGGGATTGATATTAGTATTTTTGCTCAGCGGCTGGTAACTTATTTGCAAGCGAGTCAATATAAGCTCCTTAAAGCTTATCGAGTCCTCAGCACCAAAGAAGGCAAGGAGCGTCTGATTAATGCCATCACCGCCACCATCCGTCGCTCCCTCAATCCCCAAGATGTTCTAGCAGCGACAGTAAAGGAGTTAGGAAACACCTTTAATTCTTGCCGTTGCCTGCTTTACCGCTGTAGTCCTAGTGACCAGCAAGCAAAAATTGAGTATGAATCGGTTGCTTCTGGTTTACCGTCCCTCACTGGACAGATGTGGTCGTTAGCAGATAATCCTCTAATTCAAGTCGCTCTAGCTCAGGAACGAGCCATTGCCATTGCTGATGTTACTGGAGCTCCCAACTTACACAATAACCCAGCTCTGAGGACAACTATTGAGCGTTGGCAGATTCGATCTTGGTTACTGGTACCAATACACTATCAAGGAACACTGCTGGGGATGCTGGAACTCCACCATGGGGGTTCGGAACCCTATAGATGGCTCGAAGACGATATTGATTTAGTAGAAGCGATCGCAACTCAAGCTGGGGTAGCCTTGAATCAAGCCCAAGCTTACACTGACTTAACTGAACTCCATAACCAACTAGAAGCCCTAGAACGAACCCGCAATAATCTGATTGCTATCGTTGGTCACGAATTACGAACTCCTTTATCAACTATCCGAGTGTGCCTAGAAAGTTTAGAGAGTGAACCAGAAATGCCAACGGAGTTTCGGCAAACTATGCTTGATACGGCGTTAACCGATGCCGAGCGCATGCGTAAACTGATTCAAGATTTCCTCACTCTGTCTAAGTTAGAAAGTGGTCAGACATCCCGTTACCCTGAATCCATCCAGATTATCGAAGTCCTAGACTTGGCTCTTTCTGCTCTGAGATCAATTTGGTCACCAGATACACTACCAGAAATCAACGTTAAACTACCCTCTGTGTTACCTACAGTCCTAGCAGATGGTGAAGGATTGGTAGAAGTCTTAACCAAACTCCTAGATAATGCCTGTAAGTTTACTGAGCCAGGGGGTAAAATCACTATCCAAGCCAAAATTAATGAAACTCAACCTAATTCGGTGGGATTGATAACCAAGAATCGCCGCCATAATCCCATGCTAGAAGTAATTGTAGCGGATACTGGTAGGGGTATTGAACCGAGTCAGCTAGACGCAATATTTGAAAGTTTTTATCAAGAGGAAGATTCACTCCGACGCACTGTTGGTGGCACAGGTCTTGGTCTAGCTATCTGTCGCCAGATGATTAAAGGTATGGGTGGAAAAATTTGGGCTAAGTCTGAGGGGAAAAATCAAGGTAGCCAATTCCACTTTACCATTCCATTGGAATCATCTCAAACCTTGTTGAGTATTGAGTCTTGA
- a CDS encoding YcjF family protein, whose product MPLPRLLTLIIGLIIILGLMLWLINGIYQLYIQISFTAPVLANLLLLLVITLLGLLIWALIYTMGLFGKSRKRPGKGRLEPKAPEVKTEAAEETLKAVRQQVKQIQDEVSRQAMLRRSEEIEAILSRGELLVVVFGTGSAGKTSLVNALIGRMVGEVGAPMGTTEVGETYKLKLKGLERPILITDTPGILESGVVGTQREQWARHLATEADLLLFVVDNDLRHSEYDPFEKLAQIGKRSLLVFNKIDLYTEQDSERVLARLRHRVRGFIPGSDVVAIAANPQSVTLENGQLCQPEPEILPLIRRLAAVLRAEGEELIADNILLQSQRLGQEARHILNKQRKREAEKVVERFQWIGASVISLTPLPVVDLLATAAVNAQMVVEIGKIYGCELNMERGRELALSLGKTLASLGIVKGAIQILSTTLRLNLATYVVGKAIQGVTAAYLIRIAGKSFIEYFRNDQDWGDGGMSEVVQKQFQLNQRDEFIKAFVSEAIAKVVEPLTGKPEAQSPMDEGDETKDKGRKS is encoded by the coding sequence ATGCCCCTGCCACGTCTACTAACCCTAATTATTGGCCTCATTATTATTCTGGGGCTAATGCTTTGGTTGATTAATGGTATATACCAACTATATATCCAAATTTCCTTTACTGCTCCGGTACTGGCTAATTTACTGCTGCTGTTGGTGATTACCTTGCTAGGGCTACTAATATGGGCCTTAATCTACACCATGGGGTTATTTGGTAAATCCCGGAAACGGCCAGGTAAGGGTCGTCTGGAACCTAAAGCCCCCGAGGTAAAAACTGAAGCAGCAGAAGAAACCCTGAAAGCAGTAAGGCAACAGGTCAAACAGATTCAGGATGAAGTGTCACGGCAAGCGATGCTGCGTCGCTCTGAGGAAATTGAAGCTATCCTCTCCCGTGGGGAACTGTTAGTGGTAGTGTTTGGTACTGGTTCAGCGGGGAAAACTTCTCTAGTCAATGCTTTGATTGGTCGGATGGTGGGTGAAGTCGGTGCCCCCATGGGAACGACGGAGGTTGGGGAAACCTACAAACTAAAGCTGAAAGGATTAGAACGCCCGATTCTGATTACTGATACACCAGGAATTTTAGAATCTGGTGTGGTTGGCACTCAGCGAGAGCAATGGGCACGACATCTGGCAACGGAAGCGGATTTGTTGTTGTTTGTGGTGGATAACGATTTACGACACTCAGAGTATGATCCATTCGAAAAATTGGCACAGATTGGGAAGCGATCGCTTCTGGTCTTCAATAAAATTGACTTGTACACCGAACAAGATTCAGAGAGGGTTCTAGCACGATTGCGCCACCGAGTAAGGGGTTTTATTCCTGGTTCAGATGTAGTTGCGATCGCAGCCAACCCGCAGTCTGTTACCCTAGAAAATGGTCAACTTTGCCAACCTGAACCGGAAATTTTGCCCTTAATTCGTCGCTTAGCGGCTGTATTAAGAGCAGAGGGAGAAGAGTTGATTGCTGATAACATACTGCTACAATCCCAACGGTTAGGCCAAGAAGCTAGACACATCCTCAACAAGCAGCGCAAGCGAGAAGCAGAGAAAGTGGTGGAACGGTTCCAGTGGATTGGAGCCAGTGTAATTTCTCTGACTCCTTTACCCGTGGTGGATTTGTTAGCAACTGCAGCAGTCAATGCCCAAATGGTGGTGGAAATTGGCAAAATCTACGGCTGTGAACTGAATATGGAACGGGGTAGGGAATTAGCCCTATCCTTGGGAAAAACCTTAGCTAGTTTGGGTATTGTCAAGGGAGCGATTCAAATCCTTAGCACTACTCTAAGGCTGAATCTTGCCACCTATGTTGTCGGCAAAGCCATTCAGGGGGTAACCGCTGCTTATCTAATCCGAATTGCTGGCAAAAGCTTTATTGAATACTTCCGCAATGACCAAGACTGGGGAGATGGAGGGATGAGTGAAGTGGTGCAGAAGCAGTTTCAGTTAAACCAGCGCGATGAGTTTATTAAAGCCTTTGTCAGTGAAGCGATCGCAAAAGTAGTCGAACCTCTGACAGGAAAACCAGAAGCCCAATCACCAATGGATGAAGGGGACGAAACTAAGGACAAAGGAAGAAAATCCTAA
- a CDS encoding mechanosensitive ion channel domain-containing protein, with the protein MENLINLIKERIFDSDFQLGNIPVSTILIMVVILFLTQICRGLFTAIIIDRIERLTSATESTLDDEFIKILRAPLGWLIWLAGLWLVHTVVATHLSPEQNQKIPEMLFVSALFIVTYILYRAAPLLGEVLAGLAAHTETELDDLFVPYFPRLFQTAAILIAVIKASEILLGASAGALIGLVGGAGVALGLLLKDIIYDWFCTVIIYADGLYKPGDWVGVDGVNGFVQIVSIGLRSTQLRLTEWGSIKKVPNSKMIAGVVENWSQKTGDTFEWGINLTLKVDGISAEQTSRICQSIEEKIPYIDGLHKQKLLVLFSHIEENARVIIVRVFVIDPNLYFAAQQNLNLALLQILEKEEIDHLHVELEKQLQDYKQLKQNGSPSVAMII; encoded by the coding sequence ATGGAAAACCTTATCAACTTAATCAAAGAAAGAATATTTGATTCCGACTTCCAGCTGGGCAACATCCCTGTTTCCACAATACTTATTATGGTGGTCATCCTCTTCCTTACCCAAATATGTCGAGGTTTGTTCACTGCCATAATCATTGACAGAATCGAGCGTCTGACTAGCGCTACAGAAAGCACCCTAGACGATGAGTTTATTAAGATTCTGAGGGCACCATTAGGCTGGCTAATTTGGCTGGCTGGACTATGGCTAGTACATACTGTTGTGGCAACCCATCTTAGTCCTGAACAGAATCAGAAAATCCCCGAGATGCTCTTTGTCAGCGCTCTGTTCATTGTCACCTATATTCTTTACCGTGCTGCTCCACTACTGGGGGAGGTGCTAGCCGGATTGGCGGCACACACTGAAACTGAACTCGACGATTTGTTCGTCCCCTACTTCCCAAGGCTTTTTCAGACAGCAGCAATCCTGATTGCTGTGATTAAAGCAAGTGAGATTTTGTTGGGGGCATCTGCCGGTGCACTGATCGGTCTAGTCGGTGGCGCAGGTGTCGCCTTAGGTTTGTTATTGAAAGATATTATCTATGACTGGTTTTGTACCGTGATTATCTACGCTGATGGTCTCTATAAACCCGGTGACTGGGTAGGAGTTGACGGAGTCAATGGTTTTGTTCAGATCGTCAGTATTGGTCTGAGAAGTACACAGCTTCGTCTGACTGAGTGGGGTTCTATCAAAAAAGTTCCCAATTCTAAAATGATTGCTGGCGTTGTGGAAAATTGGTCCCAGAAGACTGGCGATACCTTTGAGTGGGGCATAAATTTAACTCTAAAAGTTGATGGGATTTCGGCTGAGCAAACTAGCCGAATTTGTCAGTCTATTGAAGAAAAAATTCCCTATATCGATGGCTTACACAAGCAGAAACTGTTAGTTTTATTTTCCCACATTGAAGAGAATGCTCGTGTGATTATAGTTAGGGTATTTGTGATTGATCCTAACCTCTACTTTGCTGCCCAGCAAAACTTGAATCTAGCCCTATTACAAATCCTGGAAAAAGAGGAGATTGATCACCTGCATGTTGAGCTGGAAAAGCAACTTCAAGACTACAAACAGCTGAAGCAGAATGGCTCTCCCAGTGTGGCTATGATAATTTAG
- the mazG gene encoding nucleoside triphosphate pyrophosphohydrolase, whose amino-acid sequence MSSSPEQAQPVDQVSMLAALQELIDVVARLRSPEGGCPWDLAQTPQSLIPYVIEEAYEVVDAIRSENENAIAEELGDLLLQVVLQAQISSEQGQFTLTEVAQGITQKLIRRHPHVFGDVEVDNVEEVRQNWEDIKAAEKGETVADKQLLSRKLSRYSKTLPPLMAGMKISKKAASGGFEWDNVEGVWDKFQEELAEFEQALEQDDKAHQEAELGDVLFTLINIARWYDLDPSAALQGTQARFIERLAQVEALAERPLSDYTLDELDALWQKAKAILAQK is encoded by the coding sequence ATGTCTAGTTCCCCGGAACAAGCTCAGCCAGTTGATCAGGTGTCGATGTTGGCCGCTTTGCAAGAGTTGATTGATGTAGTAGCCAGATTGCGATCGCCTGAGGGTGGTTGTCCTTGGGATTTGGCTCAGACCCCTCAGTCCCTAATTCCTTATGTGATTGAAGAAGCTTATGAGGTAGTGGATGCGATTCGCAGTGAGAATGAAAATGCGATCGCAGAGGAGTTGGGTGATTTGTTATTGCAGGTAGTTCTGCAAGCTCAGATTAGTAGTGAGCAAGGTCAGTTTACCTTGACCGAGGTAGCTCAGGGGATTACTCAAAAGCTAATCCGCCGTCATCCCCATGTGTTCGGTGATGTCGAGGTTGATAATGTCGAGGAGGTCCGTCAAAACTGGGAGGACATTAAGGCAGCAGAGAAAGGAGAAACCGTTGCGGATAAGCAATTATTGAGTCGTAAACTGAGTCGCTATAGTAAAACCCTTCCCCCTCTAATGGCTGGGATGAAGATATCGAAAAAAGCCGCTAGTGGTGGGTTTGAGTGGGATAATGTTGAGGGAGTTTGGGATAAGTTTCAGGAAGAATTGGCTGAGTTTGAACAAGCACTTGAACAGGATGATAAAGCCCACCAGGAAGCAGAATTGGGAGACGTACTGTTTACTCTGATTAATATTGCGCGTTGGTATGACCTTGACCCTTCAGCTGCTTTGCAGGGAACCCAAGCAAGGTTTATCGAAAGGTTAGCCCAAGTGGAAGCATTGGCTGAGCGCCCACTGTCTGATTACACCTTAGATGAGTTGGACGCTCTGTGGCAAAAAGCTAAAGCAATCTTGGCTCAGAAGTAG